A region of Micromonospora chokoriensis DNA encodes the following proteins:
- a CDS encoding GNAT family N-acetyltransferase, which translates to MSVVFARVDDRLGEFALRTLDPDADAALLHSWVTHPKAAFWLMQDADEARVAEEYQRIVAHPHHDAYLGLWRGSPVFLAERYDPAHVELVGLYDHHPGDVGMHFLCAPGGTPVHGFTRAVLTTVMAWLFADPTARRVVVEPDVRNTAVHALNAAVGFEVVGPIAKPEKDALLSVCTRAQFEAAVDRPATTRTEGAPA; encoded by the coding sequence GTGAGCGTCGTCTTCGCCCGCGTCGACGACCGGCTCGGCGAGTTCGCACTGCGGACGCTCGACCCGGACGCGGACGCCGCGCTGCTGCATTCCTGGGTGACCCACCCGAAGGCGGCGTTCTGGCTGATGCAGGACGCCGATGAGGCCCGGGTGGCCGAGGAGTACCAGCGGATCGTCGCGCACCCGCACCACGACGCGTACCTCGGGCTCTGGCGGGGGAGTCCCGTCTTCCTCGCCGAGCGCTACGACCCGGCCCACGTCGAGCTGGTCGGCCTCTACGACCACCACCCCGGTGACGTGGGCATGCACTTCCTCTGCGCCCCGGGCGGCACGCCGGTGCACGGCTTCACCCGGGCGGTGCTGACCACCGTCATGGCGTGGCTCTTCGCCGACCCGACGGCCCGGCGGGTGGTGGTCGAACCGGACGTCCGCAACACCGCCGTGCACGCGTTGAACGCGGCCGTCGGCTTCGAGGTCGTCGGGCCGATCGCCAAGCCGGAGAAGGACGCCCTGCTCAGCGTCTGCACCCGCGCCCAGTTCGAAGCCGCCGTCGACCGTCCCGCCACCACCCGAACCGAAGGAGCCCCGGCGTGA